One stretch of Xiphophorus maculatus strain JP 163 A chromosome 19, X_maculatus-5.0-male, whole genome shotgun sequence DNA includes these proteins:
- the tmem87a gene encoding transmembrane protein 87A isoform X3 — MLDVQFRRLCLVALALGFHLGRAAEVSVWSVNINSTQDAVFRKTLYANTTIFMRFLNDVGSCEKYLAFNISWYLRSSVCYNEVFNTPEDNKAMNMFGMDHMLKDGWSGFYSQGYMYFENCSYLFTPKVYFPDFNPYQPLSSPKSDPSNQTFTWPDKPEISAVAKAWVDGPYLFIVKVQPAVRGLEIEDILAEQLNFAFTMKVEMKGPHDYSSPADWPLMIFFMVMCIVYVLFGALWLFWCACYWRDLLRIQFWIGAVIILGMLEKAVFYSEYQSIRYKGDYVLGAVIFAELLSALKRSLARILVLIVSLGYGIVRPRLGTTVHRLVAVGLLYLLFSSVDGVLRVTGGFYGTVALVANLSLSLIDSCVMWWIFISLSQTTRLLKLRRNVVKLSLYQHFTNTLVFFVVVSIIFIIWTTKVFRLVDCQRGWRDLWVDDAFWRLLFSTMLLVIMVLLRPSVNSQRFSHSPLIDEDDEEDEAKEPMMNEAFGMKMRGSKPDANGSQKLLNKEDEDLKWVEENIPTSVADVALPVMLDEEEEILKTKMERSKME, encoded by the exons ATGCTAGATGTCCAGTTTCGTCGCTTGTGTTTGGTGGCCTTAGCGCTCGGTTTCCACCTCGGAAGGGCGGCGGAGGTCTCAGTATGGAGCGTAAACATCAACTCG ACACAGGACGCTGTGTTTCGGAAGACGCTGTACGCCAACACCACCATCTTCATGAGGT TTCTGAATGACGTGGGGTCATGTGAAAAATATCTGGCCTTTAACATCAGCTGGTACCTGCGCTCGTCCGTGTGCTATAATGAGGTCTTCAACACGCCA gaggACAACAAGGCAATGAACATGTTCGGCATGGACCACATGTTGAAAGACGGCTGGAGCGGCTTCTACAGTCAAGGCTACATGTACTTTGAGAACTGCTCCTACCTCTTCACCCCGAAG gtTTATTTCCCAGACTTCAACCCTTATCAGCCACTGTCCAGTCCGAAG AGTGACCCATCAAATCAGACCTTTACTTGGCCTGACAAACCG GAAATCAGCGCGGTGGCCAAAGCTTGGGTGGACGGCCCCTACCTGTTCATAGTGAAGGTGCAGCCTGCGGTCCGCGGCTTGGAGATAGAAGACATCTTAGCAGAGCAGCTCAACTTTGCTTTCACAA TGAAAGTGGAGATGAAAGGACCACATGACTACTCGTCCCCAGCAGACTGGCCTCTGATGATC TTCTTCATGGTGATGTGCATCGTGTACGTTCTGTTCGGGGCGCTCTGGCTCTTCTGGTGCGCCTGTTACTGGAGGGATCTGCTGCGGATCCAGTTCTGGATCGGCGCCGTCATCATCCTCGGCATGCTGGAGAAAGCCGTCTTCTACTCCGAATACCAGAGCATCCGTTACAAAGGAGACTACG TCCTGGGAGCTGTGATTTTTGCCGAGCTGCTCTCCGCGCTCAAAAGATCCCTGGCTCGAATCCTGGTGCTCATAGTCAGTCTTGGTTACGGCATAGTCAG ACCGCGGCTCGGTACCACGGTGCACCGACTGGTGGCCGTCGGACTCCTCTAcctcctcttctcctctgtGGACGGAGTTCTCAGAGTGACAGGC GGTTTCTATGGAACCGTCGCCCTGGTGGCTAATCTCAGCCTCTCCCTCATCGACTCGTGTGTCATGTGGTGG ATTTTCATCAGCTTGTCACAAACCACTCGCCTCCTGAAGCTCCGCAGAAATGTGGTCAAGCTGTCTTTGTATCAGCACTTTACCAACACGCTCGTCTTCTTTGTTGTCG TTTCCATCATATTCATCATCTGGACCACCAAGGTGTTCAGGCTGGTCGACTGTCAGCgg GGCTGGCGGGACTTGTGGGTAGACGATGCGTTCTGGCGCCTCCTGTTTTCCACTATGCTGCTGGTCATCATGGTGCTGCTGCGGCCCTCTGTTAACAGCCAGAG GTTCTCTCATTCCCCTCTTATTGACGAAGATGACGAAGAAGATGAAGCCAAGGAGCCGATGATGAACGAAGCTTTTG GAATGAAGATGAGGGGCTCGAAACCTGACGCTAACGGCTCCCAGAAACTTCTGAATAAAGAG gatgAGGACCTGAAATGGGTAGAAGAGAACATTCCTACCTCCGTTGCTGATGT AGCTCTCCCTGTTATGCTGGATGAGGAAGAG GAAATCCTGAAAACTAAGATGGAGCGATCTAAAATGGAGTAG
- the tmem87a gene encoding transmembrane protein 87A isoform X2, whose product MLDVQFRRLCLVALALGFHLGRAAEVSVWSVNINSTQDAVFRKTLYANTTIFMRFLNDVGSCEKYLAFNISWYLRSSVCYNEVFNTPDNKAMNMFGMDHMLKDGWSGFYSQGYMYFENCSYLFTPKVYFPDFNPYQPLSSPKSDPSNQTFTWPDKPEISAVAKAWVDGPYLFIVKVQPAVRGLEIEDILAEQLNFAFTMKVEMKGPHDYSSPADWPLMIFFMVMCIVYVLFGALWLFWCACYWRDLLRIQFWIGAVIILGMLEKAVFYSEYQSIRYKGDYVLGAVIFAELLSALKRSLARILVLIVSLGYGIVRPRLGTTVHRLVAVGLLYLLFSSVDGVLRVTGGFYGTVALVANLSLSLIDSCVMWWIFISLSQTTRLLKLRRNVVKLSLYQHFTNTLVFFVVVSIIFIIWTTKVFRLVDCQRGWRDLWVDDAFWRLLFSTMLLVIMVLLRPSVNSQRFSHSPLIDEDDEEDEAKEPMMNEAFVGMKMRGSKPDANGSQKLLNKEDEDLKWVEENIPTSVADVALPVMLDEEEEILKTKMERSKME is encoded by the exons ATGCTAGATGTCCAGTTTCGTCGCTTGTGTTTGGTGGCCTTAGCGCTCGGTTTCCACCTCGGAAGGGCGGCGGAGGTCTCAGTATGGAGCGTAAACATCAACTCG ACACAGGACGCTGTGTTTCGGAAGACGCTGTACGCCAACACCACCATCTTCATGAGGT TTCTGAATGACGTGGGGTCATGTGAAAAATATCTGGCCTTTAACATCAGCTGGTACCTGCGCTCGTCCGTGTGCTATAATGAGGTCTTCAACACGCCA gACAACAAGGCAATGAACATGTTCGGCATGGACCACATGTTGAAAGACGGCTGGAGCGGCTTCTACAGTCAAGGCTACATGTACTTTGAGAACTGCTCCTACCTCTTCACCCCGAAG gtTTATTTCCCAGACTTCAACCCTTATCAGCCACTGTCCAGTCCGAAG AGTGACCCATCAAATCAGACCTTTACTTGGCCTGACAAACCG GAAATCAGCGCGGTGGCCAAAGCTTGGGTGGACGGCCCCTACCTGTTCATAGTGAAGGTGCAGCCTGCGGTCCGCGGCTTGGAGATAGAAGACATCTTAGCAGAGCAGCTCAACTTTGCTTTCACAA TGAAAGTGGAGATGAAAGGACCACATGACTACTCGTCCCCAGCAGACTGGCCTCTGATGATC TTCTTCATGGTGATGTGCATCGTGTACGTTCTGTTCGGGGCGCTCTGGCTCTTCTGGTGCGCCTGTTACTGGAGGGATCTGCTGCGGATCCAGTTCTGGATCGGCGCCGTCATCATCCTCGGCATGCTGGAGAAAGCCGTCTTCTACTCCGAATACCAGAGCATCCGTTACAAAGGAGACTACG TCCTGGGAGCTGTGATTTTTGCCGAGCTGCTCTCCGCGCTCAAAAGATCCCTGGCTCGAATCCTGGTGCTCATAGTCAGTCTTGGTTACGGCATAGTCAG ACCGCGGCTCGGTACCACGGTGCACCGACTGGTGGCCGTCGGACTCCTCTAcctcctcttctcctctgtGGACGGAGTTCTCAGAGTGACAGGC GGTTTCTATGGAACCGTCGCCCTGGTGGCTAATCTCAGCCTCTCCCTCATCGACTCGTGTGTCATGTGGTGG ATTTTCATCAGCTTGTCACAAACCACTCGCCTCCTGAAGCTCCGCAGAAATGTGGTCAAGCTGTCTTTGTATCAGCACTTTACCAACACGCTCGTCTTCTTTGTTGTCG TTTCCATCATATTCATCATCTGGACCACCAAGGTGTTCAGGCTGGTCGACTGTCAGCgg GGCTGGCGGGACTTGTGGGTAGACGATGCGTTCTGGCGCCTCCTGTTTTCCACTATGCTGCTGGTCATCATGGTGCTGCTGCGGCCCTCTGTTAACAGCCAGAG GTTCTCTCATTCCCCTCTTATTGACGAAGATGACGAAGAAGATGAAGCCAAGGAGCCGATGATGAACGAAGCTTTTG TAGGAATGAAGATGAGGGGCTCGAAACCTGACGCTAACGGCTCCCAGAAACTTCTGAATAAAGAG gatgAGGACCTGAAATGGGTAGAAGAGAACATTCCTACCTCCGTTGCTGATGT AGCTCTCCCTGTTATGCTGGATGAGGAAGAG GAAATCCTGAAAACTAAGATGGAGCGATCTAAAATGGAGTAG
- the tmem87a gene encoding transmembrane protein 87A isoform X1, with amino-acid sequence MLDVQFRRLCLVALALGFHLGRAAEVSVWSVNINSTQDAVFRKTLYANTTIFMRFLNDVGSCEKYLAFNISWYLRSSVCYNEVFNTPEDNKAMNMFGMDHMLKDGWSGFYSQGYMYFENCSYLFTPKVYFPDFNPYQPLSSPKSDPSNQTFTWPDKPEISAVAKAWVDGPYLFIVKVQPAVRGLEIEDILAEQLNFAFTMKVEMKGPHDYSSPADWPLMIFFMVMCIVYVLFGALWLFWCACYWRDLLRIQFWIGAVIILGMLEKAVFYSEYQSIRYKGDYVLGAVIFAELLSALKRSLARILVLIVSLGYGIVRPRLGTTVHRLVAVGLLYLLFSSVDGVLRVTGGFYGTVALVANLSLSLIDSCVMWWIFISLSQTTRLLKLRRNVVKLSLYQHFTNTLVFFVVVSIIFIIWTTKVFRLVDCQRGWRDLWVDDAFWRLLFSTMLLVIMVLLRPSVNSQRFSHSPLIDEDDEEDEAKEPMMNEAFVGMKMRGSKPDANGSQKLLNKEDEDLKWVEENIPTSVADVALPVMLDEEEEILKTKMERSKME; translated from the exons ATGCTAGATGTCCAGTTTCGTCGCTTGTGTTTGGTGGCCTTAGCGCTCGGTTTCCACCTCGGAAGGGCGGCGGAGGTCTCAGTATGGAGCGTAAACATCAACTCG ACACAGGACGCTGTGTTTCGGAAGACGCTGTACGCCAACACCACCATCTTCATGAGGT TTCTGAATGACGTGGGGTCATGTGAAAAATATCTGGCCTTTAACATCAGCTGGTACCTGCGCTCGTCCGTGTGCTATAATGAGGTCTTCAACACGCCA gaggACAACAAGGCAATGAACATGTTCGGCATGGACCACATGTTGAAAGACGGCTGGAGCGGCTTCTACAGTCAAGGCTACATGTACTTTGAGAACTGCTCCTACCTCTTCACCCCGAAG gtTTATTTCCCAGACTTCAACCCTTATCAGCCACTGTCCAGTCCGAAG AGTGACCCATCAAATCAGACCTTTACTTGGCCTGACAAACCG GAAATCAGCGCGGTGGCCAAAGCTTGGGTGGACGGCCCCTACCTGTTCATAGTGAAGGTGCAGCCTGCGGTCCGCGGCTTGGAGATAGAAGACATCTTAGCAGAGCAGCTCAACTTTGCTTTCACAA TGAAAGTGGAGATGAAAGGACCACATGACTACTCGTCCCCAGCAGACTGGCCTCTGATGATC TTCTTCATGGTGATGTGCATCGTGTACGTTCTGTTCGGGGCGCTCTGGCTCTTCTGGTGCGCCTGTTACTGGAGGGATCTGCTGCGGATCCAGTTCTGGATCGGCGCCGTCATCATCCTCGGCATGCTGGAGAAAGCCGTCTTCTACTCCGAATACCAGAGCATCCGTTACAAAGGAGACTACG TCCTGGGAGCTGTGATTTTTGCCGAGCTGCTCTCCGCGCTCAAAAGATCCCTGGCTCGAATCCTGGTGCTCATAGTCAGTCTTGGTTACGGCATAGTCAG ACCGCGGCTCGGTACCACGGTGCACCGACTGGTGGCCGTCGGACTCCTCTAcctcctcttctcctctgtGGACGGAGTTCTCAGAGTGACAGGC GGTTTCTATGGAACCGTCGCCCTGGTGGCTAATCTCAGCCTCTCCCTCATCGACTCGTGTGTCATGTGGTGG ATTTTCATCAGCTTGTCACAAACCACTCGCCTCCTGAAGCTCCGCAGAAATGTGGTCAAGCTGTCTTTGTATCAGCACTTTACCAACACGCTCGTCTTCTTTGTTGTCG TTTCCATCATATTCATCATCTGGACCACCAAGGTGTTCAGGCTGGTCGACTGTCAGCgg GGCTGGCGGGACTTGTGGGTAGACGATGCGTTCTGGCGCCTCCTGTTTTCCACTATGCTGCTGGTCATCATGGTGCTGCTGCGGCCCTCTGTTAACAGCCAGAG GTTCTCTCATTCCCCTCTTATTGACGAAGATGACGAAGAAGATGAAGCCAAGGAGCCGATGATGAACGAAGCTTTTG TAGGAATGAAGATGAGGGGCTCGAAACCTGACGCTAACGGCTCCCAGAAACTTCTGAATAAAGAG gatgAGGACCTGAAATGGGTAGAAGAGAACATTCCTACCTCCGTTGCTGATGT AGCTCTCCCTGTTATGCTGGATGAGGAAGAG GAAATCCTGAAAACTAAGATGGAGCGATCTAAAATGGAGTAG